In a genomic window of Bombina bombina isolate aBomBom1 chromosome 8, aBomBom1.pri, whole genome shotgun sequence:
- the LOC128638315 gene encoding calpain small subunit 1-like, translated as MFMLKKLTDSVQGGGGGGVGGMLQGALNMAGSGGGGGGGGGVGNLLQGALSMAGSGQGGGGGGGGVGNLLQGALSMAGSGQGGGAGGGVGKFIQGAISGIAGSGQGGAQSGQLFAGAGGGGGQGGNILGGVIGLIGNLIANYKPEPPPTPCANTFQQEANENEEQRQFRRLFKQLAGEDMEVSPAELMNVLNKVVAKHPDLKTDGFTIDTCRSMVAVMDSDGTGKLGFEEFKYLWNNIKKWQCIYKQFDTNRSGYIPGNAIPGALQAAGFQLNDQLYAMLVRRYADADGNVNFDSFISSLVRMDAMFRAFKALDRSGGGEIQIRLPEWMKMTIYS; from the coding sequence ATGTTTATGCTCAAGAAACTAACAGATTCGGTCCAGGGAGGAGGTGGTGGTGGTGTTGGTGGGATGCTGCAGGGGGCTCTCAATATGGCTGGCTCTGGAGGTggaggtggtggtggaggaggtgtGGGTAACCTGCTGCAAGGTGCCCTTAGCATGGCAGGATCTGgacaaggaggaggaggaggaggtggcGGTGTAGGTAACTTGCTGCAAGGTGCCCTCAGCATGGCAGGGTCTGGCCAAGGAGGAGGTGCTGGTGGTGGTGTGGGCAAATTCATACAAGGAGCAATAAGTGGAATAGCTGGCTCGGGTCAAGGTGGTGCCCAATCCGGTCAACTTTTTGCAGGTGCTGGAGGTGGAGGAGGACAAGGAGGAAACATCCTTGGTGGAGTTATAGGCCTTATTGGAAATTTAATTGCAAACTATAAACCTGAGCCCCCTCCAACCCCTTGTGCTAATACTTTTCAGCAGGAAGCCAATGAAAATGAAGAACAGAGGCAGTTCAGAAGACTTTTCAAGCAGCTGGCTGGAGAAGATATGGAAGTCTCCCCTGCAGAGCTCATGAATGTCCTGAATAAAGTTGTGGCAAAGCACCCAGACCTTAAAACTGATGGGTTCACCATAGATACATGCCGCAGCATGGTTGCTGTCATGGACAGTGACGGGACAGGAAAGCTGGGCTTTGAGGAATTCAAGTATCTATGGAACAACATCAAGAAGTGGCAATGCATCTACAAGCAGTTTGATACGAATCGTTCAGGATATATTCCTGGTAATGCCATCCCAGGTGCACTGCAGGCAGCTGGATTCCAGCTAAATGACCAACTATACGCTATGCTAGTACGCCGTTACGCAGATGCAGATGGGAATGTGAACTTTGATAGCTTTATCAGCAGCTTGGTTAGAATGGATGCCATGTTCCGAGCCTTTAAAGCCCTTGATAGGAGTGGGGGAGGAGAGATCCAAATCCGGTTGCCAGAATGGATGAAGATGACAATCTACTCCTGA